A window from Enterocloster bolteae encodes these proteins:
- the lon gene encoding endopeptidase La yields MGEQVITMPVVALRGLTILPGMVLHFDINRPKSVAAVERAMVGDQKLFLVAQRHPEIVEPEQGDLFQVGTVAVVKQLVKLPGKVVRVLVEGLERAELLCLEAEEPAMMGEIAAIEAEEDDLDSLTQEAMLRILKDKLEEYGRVNPKITKEILPNLMIITDLNEMLDQIAIQLPWDYTIRQTVLENSSLSARYEVVMHTLLTEMEIYRIKKEFQEKVKADIDQNQKEYILREQMKVIRQELGEDAVSDADEYQKKLDTLKADKEVKEKLHKEIERFRNMPAGSQEANVLRTYVETLLDLPWKKMSKDNDDIKHAERILNEDHYGLEQVKERILEYLAVRALTKKGTSPIICLVGPPGTGKTSIARSVARALNKKYVRISLGGVRDEAEIRGHRKTYVGAMPGRIVEGMRQASVSNPLMLLDEIDKVSSDYKGDTSSALLEVLDGEQNVKFRDHYVELPIDLSQVLFIATANTTQTIPGPLLDRMELIEVNSYTENEKFHIARDYLVTKQMERNGLKEGQITFSDKSLEKIIHNYTREAGVRNLERRIGDVCRKAARQFLEDKKKSIKITESNLEKYLGKEKVTFENANEEDEIGIVRGLAWTSVGGDTLQIEVNVMPGKGSLLMTGQLGDVMKESAQTALTYVRSVCPEYGIDDDYFEKHDLHIHIPEGAVPKDGPSAGITMATAMLSAVTGKSVQAKVAMTGEITLRGRVLPIGGLKEKILAAKMAHIEKVLVPDKNRPDMAELSKEITRGLDIVYVKAMEDVVSEAFV; encoded by the coding sequence GTATTGCATTTTGATATAAACAGGCCGAAATCGGTGGCAGCCGTAGAGCGGGCTATGGTGGGAGACCAGAAACTGTTTCTTGTGGCCCAGAGACATCCTGAAATTGTGGAGCCTGAGCAGGGGGATTTGTTCCAGGTAGGTACTGTGGCAGTGGTGAAGCAGCTGGTGAAACTGCCGGGCAAGGTGGTACGTGTGCTGGTGGAAGGACTGGAACGCGCTGAGCTTTTATGCCTGGAAGCTGAGGAACCGGCTATGATGGGCGAGATTGCCGCCATAGAAGCGGAGGAGGATGATCTGGACAGCCTGACTCAGGAAGCCATGCTGCGTATCCTGAAGGACAAACTGGAAGAATATGGAAGAGTTAATCCGAAGATTACAAAAGAAATTCTGCCTAATCTGATGATTATTACAGATTTAAATGAGATGCTGGACCAGATCGCCATTCAGCTGCCATGGGACTATACCATCCGCCAGACCGTGCTAGAGAACAGTTCTCTGTCAGCCAGGTATGAGGTAGTGATGCATACGCTGCTGACCGAGATGGAGATATACAGAATTAAGAAGGAATTTCAGGAAAAGGTAAAGGCCGATATCGACCAGAACCAGAAGGAATATATTCTCAGGGAGCAGATGAAGGTCATCCGCCAGGAATTGGGAGAGGACGCTGTGTCGGACGCAGACGAATATCAGAAAAAGCTGGATACTCTGAAGGCCGACAAGGAAGTAAAGGAAAAGCTCCACAAAGAAATAGAGCGTTTCCGCAACATGCCGGCCGGAAGCCAGGAGGCCAATGTGCTGCGCACCTATGTGGAAACCCTGCTGGACCTGCCCTGGAAGAAGATGTCCAAGGACAATGACGACATCAAACATGCCGAGAGGATACTCAACGAGGATCACTACGGGCTGGAGCAGGTAAAGGAGAGGATCCTGGAATACCTGGCTGTCCGCGCCCTGACGAAGAAGGGCACCAGCCCTATCATCTGTCTGGTGGGACCTCCAGGAACCGGCAAAACATCCATTGCCAGGTCCGTGGCCAGGGCTTTGAATAAGAAATACGTGCGCATCAGCCTGGGAGGTGTCCGGGACGAGGCGGAAATCAGAGGCCACAGGAAAACCTACGTGGGCGCCATGCCGGGCCGTATCGTGGAAGGCATGCGTCAGGCCAGTGTGAGCAATCCCCTGATGCTTTTGGACGAGATTGACAAGGTCAGCAGCGACTATAAGGGTGATACCTCCTCCGCGCTTTTGGAGGTGCTGGACGGGGAACAGAATGTAAAATTCAGGGACCACTATGTGGAACTGCCCATTGACCTGTCCCAGGTCCTGTTTATTGCAACGGCCAACACCACCCAGACCATACCGGGGCCTTTACTGGACCGCATGGAGCTGATTGAGGTCAACAGCTATACGGAAAATGAAAAGTTTCACATAGCCAGAGACTACCTGGTGACAAAGCAGATGGAGCGCAACGGCCTTAAGGAGGGACAGATTACATTTTCCGATAAGAGCCTTGAAAAAATAATACACAACTATACCAGGGAAGCTGGCGTCAGGAATCTGGAGCGCCGCATCGGGGATGTATGCCGCAAGGCTGCCAGACAGTTCCTGGAGGATAAGAAGAAGTCCATCAAGATTACGGAGAGTAATCTGGAGAAATACCTGGGCAAGGAAAAGGTGACCTTTGAGAATGCCAATGAGGAAGATGAAATCGGCATTGTGCGCGGCCTGGCCTGGACCAGTGTGGGAGGGGATACCCTTCAGATAGAAGTCAATGTAATGCCTGGCAAGGGAAGTCTCCTGATGACCGGGCAGCTGGGAGACGTGATGAAGGAATCAGCCCAGACAGCCCTGACCTATGTTCGGTCCGTGTGCCCGGAGTACGGGATTGACGACGATTATTTTGAGAAGCACGACCTCCACATCCATATCCCGGAGGGAGCGGTGCCGAAGGACGGACCTTCTGCTGGAATCACCATGGCCACAGCCATGCTGTCCGCGGTGACAGGTAAAAGTGTCCAGGCCAAGGTGGCTATGACCGGGGAGATAACCCTGCGTGGACGGGTCCTGCCCATCGGAGGACTGAAAGAAAAGATACTGGCAGCCAAGATGGCCCATATAGAGAAGGTGCTGGTACCTGACAAGAACCGTCCGGATATGGCGGAGCTGTCCAAAGAAATCACCAGGGGACTGGACATTGTATATGTAAAGGCCATGGAGGATGTGGTTTCGGAGGCCTTTGTTTAG
- the yihA gene encoding ribosome biogenesis GTP-binding protein YihA/YsxC: MIIRDVNLETVCGVTSKLPENTLPEFAFAGKSNVGKSSLINALMNRKAYARTSSQPGKTQTINFYNINGALYYVDLPGYGYAKIAVAVKEKWGKMIERYLRNSQMLKMVFLLIDIRHEPSANDKLMYEWIIFNGYHPVIIATKLDKINRSQVQKHVKMVREGLGMEKDGIIIPFSAETKQGRDEIWDLIEGSL, translated from the coding sequence ATGATAATAAGAGACGTGAATCTGGAGACAGTATGCGGCGTGACCAGCAAGCTGCCGGAGAATACACTGCCGGAGTTTGCATTTGCGGGCAAGTCCAATGTGGGAAAATCATCCCTCATCAATGCGCTGATGAACCGCAAAGCCTATGCAAGAACCTCCTCGCAGCCGGGCAAAACCCAGACCATCAATTTTTACAACATCAACGGAGCATTGTATTACGTGGACCTGCCGGGGTACGGCTATGCCAAGATAGCGGTTGCGGTCAAGGAAAAATGGGGCAAGATGATAGAGCGGTATCTCAGGAATTCACAGATGCTCAAAATGGTGTTCCTGCTCATTGATATCCGCCATGAACCCTCGGCCAACGACAAGCTGATGTATGAATGGATTATCTTTAACGGATACCACCCTGTCATCATTGCCACCAAGCTGGACAAGATTAACCGCAGCCAGGTGCAGAAGCACGTAAAGATGGTGCGGGAAGGCCTTGGCATGGAAAAGGACGGTATCATTATTCCTTTCTCGGCAGAGACAAAGCAGGGCAGGGATGAGATATGGGACCTGATTGAGGGCAGCCTGTAG
- a CDS encoding LysR family transcriptional regulator, translating to MISKEIRYMLAIRRYGSITKAADSLFITQSALSKAVKNIERQLGSPLFSRIGNDLIPTHIGNRYMDYAEKICQICSDWNSECEDLLGEEKGQLTIAVALMRGSCLLPDVLSRFYSRYPDVQINLLEESHSVEKQLMLSPNVDFAIYNSTATDPAQTAEYLGQEEIVLVAAPGHPLAEKAIAREGFRYPWVDIRHTEHEPYILHPRDQTTGRISAGLFKKAGLTPKVLLFTRNSDIAIRLAASGTALCLAPESYVRKIHFYNPPLCFSVGDPATVTTLYAVYQKGRYIPSYGRYFIELVKENYR from the coding sequence ATGATCTCAAAGGAAATCCGGTATATGCTGGCCATACGCAGGTATGGAAGCATCACAAAGGCAGCAGACTCCCTGTTCATCACACAGTCCGCCCTGAGCAAGGCTGTGAAGAACATAGAACGTCAGCTGGGCTCCCCTCTGTTCAGCCGTATTGGCAATGACCTGATTCCAACCCATATCGGTAACCGCTACATGGATTATGCGGAAAAAATCTGCCAGATATGTTCTGACTGGAATTCGGAATGCGAGGATTTATTAGGCGAGGAAAAGGGGCAGCTGACCATAGCGGTGGCTCTGATGCGTGGTTCCTGCCTGCTGCCGGATGTACTCAGCCGGTTCTATTCTCGTTACCCGGACGTGCAGATTAATCTTCTGGAGGAATCACATTCCGTTGAAAAGCAGCTTATGCTTTCCCCCAATGTGGACTTTGCCATCTATAATTCCACGGCCACGGATCCCGCTCAGACAGCGGAGTACCTGGGGCAGGAAGAAATCGTTCTGGTGGCAGCCCCCGGTCATCCCCTGGCGGAAAAAGCCATTGCAAGGGAAGGCTTTCGCTATCCCTGGGTGGATATAAGACATACAGAACATGAGCCCTACATCCTCCACCCCCGGGACCAGACAACGGGCCGTATATCGGCAGGACTGTTTAAAAAGGCCGGCTTAACCCCCAAGGTCCTCCTGTTTACCCGCAACAGCGATATCGCCATCCGTCTGGCTGCCTCCGGCACCGCCCTCTGTCTGGCCCCGGAATCCTATGTCAGAAAAATACACTTTTACAATCCCCCTCTGTGCTTCTCTGTGGGAGACCCCGCCACTGTGACCACCTTGTATGCGGTATACCAGAAGGGCCGGTATATTCCGTCCTATGGAAGATATTTTATTGAGCTGGTAAAGGAGAATTACCGGTAG
- a CDS encoding adenine deaminase C-terminal domain-containing protein, with amino-acid sequence METERADFLVRGAMVYNSYFKKFVPADVSVSGGKFLYIDSRRSGAVEADETVDAEGLYMVPGLIDIHMHIESSMLTPGAFCRRLAECGVTTIVSEPHEMANVNGMQGVLDMIRAGENSPVDIFYGIPSCVPSTSPELETTGGIITCEEMEGLKENPWVACVGEVMNYRTIIRENQLEITRFLKQLREKDRIFPIEGHCPALLDLDLAKFLYLGINGDHTEHSLEELEQRFANGMFMEIQEKMLRREVLDYIREHGLEEHFCFVTDDVMADTLCIQGHLDALVRRAMELGMPAEQAVYNASFTPAKRMNLLDRGAIAPGKIADFLLLSDLDTFAVSATYKNGKCIWRRGQDEREQPAQEQHGPDRGQDMRFPEPYYHSIHLEFQEQSRFEVPMESDSGTVMVRVMEIQDGSTKTKEIIMEMPVRDGFLKWEGTGCLLAAVFERYGKGQAVGYGLVTGDCHKRGAVATSYAHDCHNILVAGANPADMKLALNRVIEMQGGMAAADGGRIQAELPLHVGGILSDRPAKEVGASLARVREAMTGLGYRHYNPIMSFCTLTLPASPALKLTDKGLIDVKACKIVPLKVEGQRTQP; translated from the coding sequence ATGGAAACAGAGAGAGCGGATTTTCTCGTAAGAGGAGCAATGGTTTACAACAGCTACTTTAAAAAGTTTGTGCCGGCGGATGTGTCTGTGTCAGGAGGGAAATTCTTATACATAGATTCCCGAAGGTCCGGCGCGGTGGAGGCTGATGAGACAGTGGATGCAGAGGGCCTTTATATGGTGCCGGGGCTGATTGACATACATATGCACATCGAGAGCTCCATGCTGACGCCGGGAGCATTTTGCAGACGGCTGGCAGAGTGCGGCGTCACCACCATTGTGTCGGAGCCTCATGAGATGGCCAATGTGAACGGAATGCAGGGCGTGCTGGATATGATAAGGGCAGGGGAAAACAGCCCGGTTGATATCTTTTACGGGATTCCCAGCTGTGTGCCCTCCACCTCCCCTGAGCTGGAGACCACCGGAGGCATCATAACCTGTGAGGAGATGGAAGGCCTGAAGGAAAATCCCTGGGTGGCCTGTGTGGGAGAGGTTATGAATTACCGTACCATTATCCGGGAAAACCAGCTGGAAATTACCCGGTTCCTCAAACAACTTCGTGAAAAGGACCGGATTTTTCCCATTGAAGGCCATTGCCCTGCACTGCTGGACCTGGATTTGGCCAAGTTTCTGTACCTGGGCATCAATGGAGACCATACGGAGCACAGCTTGGAAGAACTGGAACAGAGGTTTGCCAACGGCATGTTTATGGAAATCCAGGAAAAGATGCTGCGCAGGGAGGTACTGGACTACATAAGGGAGCATGGGCTGGAGGAACATTTCTGCTTTGTGACAGATGATGTGATGGCTGACACACTGTGTATCCAGGGACATCTGGACGCCCTGGTCCGCAGGGCCATGGAACTGGGGATGCCGGCAGAGCAGGCAGTTTATAACGCCTCCTTTACCCCGGCAAAGCGGATGAACCTTTTGGACCGGGGGGCAATTGCTCCGGGGAAAATAGCTGACTTCCTGCTGCTCAGCGATTTGGATACGTTTGCTGTCTCTGCCACCTATAAAAATGGGAAATGTATTTGGCGCAGGGGACAGGACGAAAGGGAACAGCCCGCCCAAGAGCAGCATGGCCCGGACAGGGGACAGGATATGCGCTTTCCGGAGCCTTATTACCACAGTATCCATCTGGAATTCCAGGAGCAGAGCCGGTTTGAGGTTCCCATGGAATCGGATTCAGGCACGGTTATGGTCCGTGTCATGGAAATCCAGGACGGGTCCACCAAGACAAAGGAAATCATCATGGAGATGCCTGTGAGGGACGGTTTCCTTAAATGGGAAGGGACGGGCTGTCTGCTGGCCGCTGTGTTTGAGCGGTATGGAAAGGGCCAGGCAGTGGGATACGGATTGGTAACCGGAGACTGTCACAAGCGGGGAGCCGTGGCTACCAGCTACGCACATGACTGCCATAATATTCTGGTGGCAGGAGCAAATCCTGCGGATATGAAGCTTGCTCTCAACCGCGTCATTGAGATGCAGGGCGGCATGGCTGCGGCGGACGGGGGAAGGATACAGGCAGAACTGCCCCTTCATGTGGGCGGCATCCTGTCGGACCGTCCTGCGAAAGAAGTGGGGGCCAGCCTTGCAAGGGTCCGTGAGGCCATGACGGGCCTGGGTTACAGGCATTATAACCCCATTATGTCGTTCTGCACGCTGACGCTGCCGGCCAGCCCGGCCCTGAAGCTGACGGATAAGGGACTGATAGATGTAAAAGCCTGCAAAATTGTGCCGTTAAAGGTAGAAGGACAGAGAACACAACCGTAA
- a CDS encoding NCS2 family permease — protein MSKETEGTAKRGASNTWIDRQFHLAEHGTTVRTEILAGITTFVTMAYVLGTVPNIMANAGLDRGVMLTSMILLIIVTTVAMALVTNRPFALAPGLGSVAIVSGMIANSGISPEITAGVIFWSGVIFIVISYIGLRDAVVNAIPASLKHAVSSGVGLFIALLGCKNAGLIIALEGKNNLAFGDLSSPSVLLALIGFLLILITKQMRVPGYMIFSILITTLVGIPMGLTRMPEAFFMAPSSPFGQFMKIDFLGALQFAYLPFLIAMFVPDFFSTFGTALGVGAKAGFLDEDGNLPGIDKVFKVDAVATALGSLFCMPCMTTYLESSSGVEAGGKTGLTPISTSVCFAFTLLLTPFALMIPSAATAPALIIIGVGMLSSMRNINYDDFTESFPAFICVAFTIFANNIANGICVALPVYVVLKLASGKIKEMPKIMYVLLGVCVLYFYSIIK, from the coding sequence ATGTCAAAGGAAACTGAAGGTACAGCCAAAAGAGGAGCTTCCAATACCTGGATTGACAGGCAATTCCATCTGGCAGAGCATGGGACCACGGTAAGGACAGAGATTCTGGCCGGTATCACCACATTTGTGACCATGGCATATGTGCTGGGGACTGTCCCTAATATCATGGCAAACGCAGGGCTGGACAGAGGCGTCATGCTCACGTCCATGATTTTACTGATTATTGTTACCACAGTGGCCATGGCCCTGGTGACAAACCGCCCCTTTGCACTGGCGCCCGGGCTGGGCAGTGTTGCAATCGTGTCGGGAATGATTGCGAACAGCGGGATTTCACCTGAAATCACAGCCGGCGTCATATTCTGGAGCGGCGTTATTTTTATTGTGATATCCTATATCGGCCTCAGGGATGCGGTGGTAAATGCCATTCCCGCCAGCCTTAAGCATGCGGTCAGCTCGGGCGTGGGCCTGTTCATTGCGCTGCTTGGATGTAAGAACGCAGGGCTGATTATTGCCCTGGAAGGCAAAAATAACCTGGCCTTCGGCGACCTGAGTTCTCCCTCCGTGCTGTTGGCGCTGATTGGATTCCTGCTGATACTCATCACCAAGCAGATGCGGGTGCCGGGATATATGATTTTTTCCATTTTGATTACCACGCTGGTCGGGATTCCCATGGGGCTTACCAGGATGCCTGAGGCGTTTTTCATGGCGCCCAGCTCTCCCTTTGGCCAGTTTATGAAGATTGATTTTCTGGGAGCCCTGCAGTTTGCCTATCTGCCCTTTCTGATTGCCATGTTTGTACCGGATTTCTTCTCCACCTTCGGCACGGCCCTGGGTGTGGGCGCAAAGGCCGGATTTCTGGATGAGGACGGCAACCTGCCCGGTATAGACAAGGTGTTCAAGGTGGATGCCGTGGCAACCGCTCTGGGCAGCCTGTTCTGCATGCCGTGTATGACCACCTATCTGGAATCCTCCTCCGGCGTGGAGGCAGGAGGGAAGACAGGGCTGACACCTATTTCCACAAGTGTCTGTTTTGCCTTTACCCTGCTGCTGACGCCCTTTGCCCTGATGATTCCGTCGGCCGCAACGGCCCCTGCCCTTATCATCATCGGAGTCGGCATGCTAAGTTCCATGCGAAACATCAATTATGATGATTTTACAGAATCCTTCCCTGCGTTTATCTGTGTTGCCTTTACCATATTCGCCAACAATATTGCCAATGGAATCTGTGTGGCCCTGCCGGTTTACGTGGTGCTGAAGCTGGCTTCGGGCAAGATTAAGGAAATGCCCAAAATCATGTATGTACTGCTGGGAGTATGCGTGCTGTACTTCTACAGTATCATTAAATAG
- a CDS encoding sodium:solute symporter family protein, protein MHELTNLDLVIIVLYMIGMLFVGVWFVKRIKNTGDYYVAGRTLGPFVLTATVCASIIGGSAMMGRAGIAYTTGFKAVMTAIPYLIGMFIFSAIAGRIQEVGFTRNINSIPELFNYRFNSTARCILAFMIVFTMMGTVAAQVTATATIIKMLGNEFGISYEAGALAATLIFIIYTAASGLFGVVYTDVLQFFMLIIFVYILIPFSSIRYLGGFSSFWQNLDKSYLVPHINGSILGDIVTYLVFTLAGAEMWQRAFAAKSKKAATQGMFWGTSIYMVTIALVFFMGLAGRQILPDVVASYGSSDAVVPALAVSILPPGLTGLALAGILSVMMSTADSYLLVSVQTFVHDLGKNFMPEMTEKHEILMSRVMSVVLAMGALIIALYIKNAYNVLMFAWSFYAAAAGLPSLAALYWKKATSQGIISAMTGGFVVCVGWKLAGNPWGLGETVPGALVCGILLVAVSLATCKKHPCRMA, encoded by the coding sequence ATGCATGAACTTACCAACCTGGATCTGGTCATCATTGTCCTCTACATGATAGGCATGCTTTTTGTGGGCGTATGGTTCGTCAAACGAATCAAGAATACAGGCGATTACTACGTTGCAGGCAGAACCCTGGGCCCCTTTGTGCTGACTGCCACTGTGTGCGCGTCCATCATCGGAGGCAGCGCCATGATGGGACGTGCGGGCATTGCCTATACCACGGGCTTTAAGGCGGTTATGACCGCTATCCCCTATCTCATCGGCATGTTTATCTTCTCAGCCATCGCCGGACGCATACAGGAGGTTGGCTTCACCAGAAACATCAACTCCATACCGGAACTTTTCAACTACAGGTTCAACAGCACTGCCCGCTGTATCCTGGCTTTCATGATCGTCTTCACCATGATGGGCACAGTGGCTGCCCAGGTGACTGCCACCGCCACCATCATCAAGATGCTGGGAAATGAATTCGGCATCAGCTATGAAGCCGGCGCCCTGGCAGCCACTCTCATCTTCATCATCTATACCGCTGCATCCGGTCTCTTCGGCGTGGTGTACACGGACGTGCTCCAGTTTTTCATGCTGATTATCTTTGTCTACATCCTGATTCCCTTTTCCAGCATTCGTTATCTGGGCGGTTTTTCCTCCTTCTGGCAGAACCTGGACAAATCCTACCTGGTGCCTCATATCAACGGCAGTATCCTGGGCGACATTGTCACCTATCTGGTATTTACCCTGGCAGGAGCCGAGATGTGGCAGAGGGCCTTTGCTGCCAAGAGCAAAAAGGCCGCAACCCAGGGCATGTTCTGGGGCACTTCCATTTACATGGTAACCATTGCCCTGGTTTTCTTCATGGGTCTGGCAGGCCGGCAGATTCTGCCGGACGTGGTGGCCTCCTACGGAAGCTCTGATGCCGTGGTGCCTGCCCTGGCTGTAAGCATCCTGCCTCCCGGCCTTACAGGACTGGCTCTGGCTGGTATCCTGTCAGTCATGATGTCCACTGCGGACAGCTACCTGCTGGTATCGGTCCAGACCTTTGTACATGACCTGGGAAAAAATTTCATGCCGGAAATGACGGAAAAGCATGAAATACTCATGTCCCGTGTCATGTCCGTGGTACTGGCCATGGGCGCCTTAATCATCGCCCTATACATTAAAAACGCCTACAATGTCCTCATGTTTGCCTGGTCCTTCTACGCGGCGGCGGCAGGCCTGCCCTCCCTGGCGGCCCTGTACTGGAAAAAAGCCACCAGCCAGGGCATCATATCTGCCATGACAGGCGGCTTTGTGGTATGTGTGGGCTGGAAACTGGCCGGCAATCCCTGGGGGCTTGGCGAGACCGTTCCAGGCGCTCTTGTCTGCGGAATCCTGCTGGTGGCGGTGAGCCTTGCCACCTGCAAAAAGCATCCGTGCAGAATGGCGTAA
- a CDS encoding metallophosphoesterase family protein: protein METGPIRVAIMADTHGVLRPEVERILETCDVIVHAGDFDNQMLYHKLNVDQPLYAVRGNNDRGWSGGLGQVNRFEIGGVKFIMAHERVDIPSVLKDIQVVIFGHSHMYYQQEISGRLWLNPGSCGYKRFTLPLSMAVMTIEDGTYEVETVWLEHGYGTPGAATSQREKAKASKYEKQQKRYKQKQAKGEGQADKAKGAVKAARYGGQPAARQEAVKPAPDQEKEYLFLIAKILRLRKAGESREWVIRNLGENFRLASTIYDICEKRPDSNARQILELLLEQISF, encoded by the coding sequence ATGGAAACGGGACCTATACGGGTGGCAATCATGGCAGACACCCATGGAGTGCTCCGGCCGGAGGTGGAAAGGATTCTGGAAACCTGCGATGTGATTGTCCATGCGGGGGACTTTGACAATCAGATGCTGTATCATAAGCTGAATGTGGACCAGCCCCTGTACGCGGTAAGGGGAAATAACGACAGGGGATGGTCGGGGGGACTTGGTCAGGTGAACCGGTTTGAAATCGGAGGGGTCAAATTTATCATGGCCCATGAGAGAGTGGATATCCCCAGCGTGCTTAAGGATATTCAGGTGGTCATATTCGGCCATTCTCATATGTATTATCAGCAGGAAATCAGCGGAAGGCTTTGGCTGAATCCGGGAAGCTGCGGCTATAAGCGTTTTACCCTGCCTCTTTCCATGGCTGTGATGACCATTGAGGACGGAACGTATGAGGTGGAGACCGTCTGGCTGGAACATGGGTACGGGACGCCAGGAGCAGCCACCAGCCAGAGGGAAAAGGCCAAGGCCAGCAAGTATGAAAAGCAGCAGAAACGCTATAAGCAGAAGCAGGCAAAGGGGGAAGGCCAGGCGGATAAGGCAAAGGGAGCGGTCAAGGCAGCCAGATATGGGGGACAGCCGGCAGCCAGGCAGGAAGCTGTCAAACCTGCCCCAGATCAGGAGAAGGAATATCTATTCCTTATAGCGAAAATCCTGCGCCTGAGAAAAGCCGGTGAATCCAGAGAATGGGTTATCCGGAACCTGGGGGAGAATTTCAGGCTGGCATCAACCATATACGATATATGCGAAAAAAGGCCGGACTCAAATGCCCGGCAGATTTTGGAACTGTTATTGGAACAAATCTCTTTTTAG
- a CDS encoding DUF4364 family protein: MLTEPMTLYKLMNLYMLKQVNFPLTNAQLTNFFTEHEYTTYFTLQQALNELEDAGLVHKEASHNSTRYDITREGEETLNFFGKNISTAIIEDMDQYLKENKFRLREEVGTTADFYKGTNQDYIVHCEVRENKTTLIRLDLSVPDREQAEAMCNTWKTKSQEIYAHVMRSLLS, translated from the coding sequence ATGCTTACTGAACCTATGACCTTGTACAAACTGATGAATCTCTATATGTTGAAGCAGGTGAACTTCCCCCTGACGAACGCCCAGCTCACCAACTTTTTCACAGAGCATGAATACACCACCTATTTCACCCTCCAGCAGGCCTTAAATGAGCTGGAAGACGCCGGCCTGGTCCACAAGGAGGCCAGCCACAACAGCACCCGGTATGACATCACCAGGGAAGGGGAGGAAACCCTCAACTTCTTCGGCAAGAACATATCCACTGCCATCATTGAGGACATGGACCAGTACCTCAAGGAGAACAAGTTCCGCCTCCGGGAGGAGGTGGGAACAACGGCCGACTTCTACAAGGGGACTAATCAGGACTACATTGTCCACTGTGAAGTCCGCGAAAATAAGACGACCCTTATCCGGCTGGATTTATCCGTCCCTGACAGGGAGCAGGCAGAAGCCATGTGCAATACCTGGAAAACAAAAAGCCAGGAAATCTATGCCCACGTCATGCGGTCACTTTTATCCTGA
- a CDS encoding NAD(P)-dependent malic enzyme: protein MTTNEKALLLHEEWKGKLETTSKAKVASREDLALAYTPGVAEPCKVIAADPEAAYRYTIKSNTIAVVSDGSAVLGLGNIGPLAAMPVMEGKAVLFKEFGGVNAFPICLDTQDTQEIIETVVRIAPAFGGINLEDISAPRCFEIEEALKERLDIPVFHDDQHGTAIVVLAGVINALRLTGKKKEDCRVVVNGAGSAGIAITKLLLTYGFSHVTMCDKSGILSKGAEGLNWMQEKMMDVTNLEHRTGTLADAMKGADIFVGVSAPGIVTQDMVASMNKDAILFAMANPVPEIMPDLAKAAGARVVGTGRSDFPNQVNNVVVFPGIFKGALEGRASAITEEMKLAAAEAIAGLVDEKDLSDENILPEAFDPRVADVVSSAVKDHIRK from the coding sequence ATGACAACCAATGAAAAAGCACTGCTGCTCCACGAGGAATGGAAGGGAAAACTTGAAACCACATCAAAAGCAAAGGTAGCTTCCAGGGAAGACCTGGCCCTTGCCTATACCCCAGGCGTTGCCGAGCCCTGCAAGGTGATAGCCGCAGATCCGGAGGCAGCTTACCGGTACACCATCAAATCCAACACCATTGCCGTTGTCTCCGACGGAAGCGCCGTACTTGGCCTGGGCAACATAGGCCCCCTGGCCGCCATGCCGGTCATGGAGGGCAAGGCTGTTCTCTTTAAGGAATTCGGCGGCGTCAACGCCTTCCCCATCTGCCTGGATACCCAGGACACCCAGGAAATCATTGAGACCGTTGTGCGCATTGCGCCTGCCTTTGGCGGCATCAACCTGGAGGACATCTCGGCCCCCAGATGCTTTGAGATAGAGGAGGCATTAAAAGAGAGGCTGGACATTCCGGTGTTCCACGACGATCAGCACGGCACCGCCATTGTGGTCCTGGCCGGCGTCATCAACGCTCTCAGGCTGACCGGTAAAAAGAAGGAAGATTGCCGCGTGGTAGTAAACGGCGCCGGTTCCGCGGGCATTGCCATCACAAAGCTGCTGCTGACCTACGGATTTTCCCATGTCACTATGTGTGATAAGAGCGGTATCCTAAGCAAGGGTGCAGAAGGCCTTAACTGGATGCAGGAAAAGATGATGGACGTGACTAACCTGGAGCACAGGACCGGCACTCTGGCAGATGCCATGAAGGGCGCTGACATCTTCGTGGGCGTATCTGCTCCCGGAATCGTAACCCAGGACATGGTTGCATCCATGAATAAGGACGCCATCCTCTTTGCCATGGCAAACCCTGTACCGGAAATCATGCCTGACCTGGCAAAGGCTGCCGGGGCGCGTGTGGTCGGGACCGGCCGTTCCGACTTCCCTAACCAGGTAAACAATGTAGTGGTATTCCCCGGAATCTTTAAGGGCGCACTGGAAGGCCGCGCTTCTGCCATCACCGAGGAAATGAAGCTGGCCGCCGCCGAAGCCATTGCCGGGCTGGTGGATGAAAAGGATTTAAGCGACGAGAACATACTTCCCGAAGCCTTTGATCCCCGTGTGGCAGATGTAGTCAGCAGCGCGGTAAAGGACCACATTAGAAAATAA